The bacterium genome includes a window with the following:
- a CDS encoding ABC transporter permease: MKPGYLIAEGFSGLRRTTLSSVVSITIICIALSLLGFFLIVTFNISNLISDIRSRVELEAFLDKSLDSENSQEIGKIIRDLDGVDSVYFISKAEAARILKSVMGEDDLFDLVETNPLPASFKIRLEESFRTLQGVEEVAQAIENIRGVEEVNYQKELLRALDERIDVYNNINLAVGALAAIAAIFLVSNTIKLSIYSKRDLIKSMKLVGATNTFIASPFLLEGILQGLIGSGLACSVAYGMVYGAKKFLLPGVTMDPLIYGILVGIGVLLGLTGSFISIRFFLKEKISDM; encoded by the coding sequence GTGAAACCGGGTTATCTCATTGCCGAAGGTTTTAGCGGCTTACGTCGTACCACGCTGTCGAGTGTTGTGTCGATAACAATTATTTGCATTGCCTTAAGTTTGTTGGGTTTTTTTCTAATTGTAACTTTCAACATTTCAAATCTTATCAGTGATATTCGAAGCAGGGTTGAGTTGGAAGCGTTTTTGGATAAATCTCTGGATTCGGAAAATTCTCAGGAAATCGGAAAAATCATTCGGGATTTAGATGGTGTGGATTCGGTTTATTTTATTTCGAAGGCCGAAGCGGCACGCATTCTGAAATCAGTGATGGGGGAAGACGACCTTTTTGATTTAGTAGAAACGAATCCGCTTCCGGCATCATTTAAAATTCGGTTGGAAGAGTCTTTTCGCACGTTGCAGGGCGTCGAAGAGGTGGCGCAAGCAATAGAAAATATCCGTGGGGTCGAAGAAGTCAATTATCAAAAAGAACTTTTGCGTGCATTGGATGAACGGATCGATGTTTACAACAATATCAACCTGGCCGTCGGAGCTTTGGCCGCCATCGCTGCAATTTTTCTTGTATCGAACACCATCAAACTCAGCATTTATTCTAAACGCGATTTAATCAAAAGCATGAAGCTCGTCGGGGCCACCAATACTTTTATTGCCAGCCCTTTTCTGCTGGAAGGCATCTTGCAAGGATTAATCGGAAGCGGGCTGGCCTGTAGTGTGGCCTACGGAATGGTTTATGGTGCCAAAAAATTCCTTCTACCCGGTGTTACGATGGACCCATTAATTTATGGTATTTTAGTCGGCATAGGTGTTTTACTCGGATTAACCGGCAGCTTTATTTCCATTCGGTTTTTTCTTAAAGAAAAGATCAGTGATATGTAG
- a CDS encoding gamma carbonic anhydrase family protein: protein MITQYLSKKPVIPASVFIAEGAKIVGDVELGEECSVWFNAVIRGDVNFIRIGRRTNIQDGAIIHVTLNKYPTIIADEVTIGHGAILHGCTIHEHVLIGMGAKVLDRAIVNKHCIIAAGALILEGYEVPEGTMMAGVPAKPVRKVTHEEIDQIKQSIRNYIQYAADYRALNAHPVRVG from the coding sequence ATGATCACCCAATATTTGTCAAAAAAACCGGTGATTCCCGCTAGTGTTTTTATTGCTGAGGGCGCTAAAATTGTTGGCGACGTAGAATTGGGAGAAGAATGCAGTGTGTGGTTTAATGCTGTAATCCGTGGTGACGTGAATTTCATTCGTATCGGCCGCCGCACTAATATTCAGGATGGCGCAATCATTCACGTTACGTTAAATAAATATCCAACGATCATTGCCGATGAAGTTACAATAGGTCACGGAGCAATTTTGCATGGATGTACGATCCACGAACATGTGCTCATCGGAATGGGGGCTAAAGTACTGGATCGCGCGATTGTAAATAAACATTGTATTATTGCCGCAGGCGCATTGATCCTTGAAGGGTATGAAGTTCCGGAAGGTACGATGATGGCGGGCGTGCCGGCTAAGCCTGTTCGAAAAGTGACCCATGAAGAAATAGATCAGATCAAACAATCGATTAGAAATTACATTCAATACGCCGCGGATTATCGCGCGCTGAATGCGCATCCTGTTCGCGTCGGCTAA
- a CDS encoding response regulator, which translates to MSKKILIIDDDDDHLAVTSNLLRHIGKFAVVASTDSTAAMEIIRREKPDLILLDIMMPKVDGLSICKQVKESPDLNYIKVIVYSAKIFEVDRKNAMKVGADAYISKVIESGKLIDTINKILG; encoded by the coding sequence ATGTCTAAAAAAATCCTCATTATAGACGATGATGACGATCATTTAGCTGTAACGTCCAATTTACTGCGTCACATTGGTAAATTTGCTGTCGTCGCATCGACTGACAGCACCGCGGCTATGGAAATCATTCGGCGCGAAAAGCCCGATCTGATTTTGCTTGACATTATGATGCCCAAAGTTGATGGCTTATCGATTTGTAAACAAGTCAAAGAGTCGCCGGACTTAAATTATATCAAAGTGATAGTTTATTCGGCGAAAATTTTTGAAGTGGACCGGAAAAATGCTATGAAAGTTGGCGCGGACGCTTATATTTCAAAAGTGATCGAATCCGGGAAACTGATAGATACGATAAACAAGATATTGGGCTGA
- a CDS encoding response regulator → MHKILVIDDDESTLAIASKSLRALGKFEVVICNDSTQALDVIRRERPDLILLDIMMPKVDGFTICKTVKESDDLHSIKIIVHSAKIFDVDRKKALKLGADAYISKVIESDKLIETIHQVLEHSKQ, encoded by the coding sequence ATGCACAAAATTCTGGTGATCGATGACGACGAAAGTACGTTGGCGATTGCGTCGAAAAGTTTACGCGCTTTAGGCAAGTTTGAAGTTGTCATCTGCAATGATAGTACCCAAGCGCTGGACGTTATCCGGCGTGAAAGACCCGACCTGATACTTTTGGACATTATGATGCCCAAAGTTGACGGATTTACCATCTGCAAAACGGTCAAAGAATCCGACGATCTCCATTCCATCAAAATCATCGTTCATTCGGCGAAGATTTTTGACGTGGATCGTAAAAAAGCTTTGAAATTAGGCGCTGATGCCTATATTTCCAAAGTGATCGAATCGGACAAATTGATCGAAACCATTCATCAAGTGCTGGAGCATTCCAAACAATGA
- a CDS encoding MBL fold metallo-hydrolase: MKYKFWGVRGSIPTPGPETVRYGGNTSCGELTIDDSNMIIFDAGSGIRPLGNDLMKRGKKPIEAIILLSHTHWDHIQGFPFFVPAFIPGNKFVICGCEEADVKLDQIITDQMKSAYFPVELSDMPAAIGFKRLYEGRFKIAGARVDTLYLNHPGFALGYRVEHEGKSVVYVSDNEPYPIQEGDHPDFADMKYKGNNNYRIIEFSKNTDLLVHDCQYTPEEYKTKIGWGHSPYDYVAEIAWKAKVKRLAIYHHDPGHNDAFVDTMVEEVRKLLKEKGADVECFGAYEGLEVDI, from the coding sequence ATGAAGTACAAATTCTGGGGCGTTCGCGGCTCGATTCCGACTCCGGGACCAGAGACAGTGCGGTACGGCGGCAATACTTCGTGCGGTGAACTGACGATCGATGATAGTAATATGATCATTTTTGATGCCGGGTCAGGCATTCGTCCGCTTGGCAACGATCTGATGAAACGTGGTAAAAAACCGATCGAAGCCATTATCCTGCTTAGTCATACTCACTGGGACCATATTCAAGGCTTTCCGTTTTTTGTGCCGGCTTTTATACCGGGCAATAAATTTGTCATCTGTGGTTGTGAAGAAGCGGATGTCAAACTGGATCAAATCATCACCGATCAGATGAAGAGCGCGTATTTTCCGGTCGAACTCAGTGATATGCCGGCCGCTATTGGGTTCAAAAGACTCTATGAAGGTCGTTTTAAAATCGCTGGCGCCCGCGTTGATACCTTATATTTAAATCATCCGGGGTTTGCATTAGGCTACAGAGTGGAACATGAAGGTAAATCTGTCGTTTATGTAAGTGACAATGAACCCTATCCCATTCAGGAAGGCGATCATCCTGATTTTGCCGACATGAAATATAAAGGTAATAACAATTATCGGATAATTGAATTTTCAAAAAATACCGACCTGTTGGTACACGATTGTCAATATACTCCGGAAGAATATAAAACCAAGATTGGATGGGGACATTCCCCATACGATTATGTTGCTGAAATCGCATGGAAAGCCAAAGTGAAACGGCTGGCCATTTATCATCATGATCCGGGGCATAATGACGCGTTTGTCGATACGATGGTTGAGGAAGTCAGGAAATTGCTGAAAGAAAAAGGTGCCGATGTAGAGTGTTTTGGCGCATATGAAGGACTGGAAGTCGATATTTAA
- a CDS encoding response regulator: MPKKVLVVDDENTVRSLLKIFLGKAGFELDFAEDGIQAMDKIKSFDPDVIVLDTNMPGKNGIEVCSETKAINPNRPRIIFHTGSLEEYKAQAEAAGADATFAKTGMGGLGKLVDLINSLS; encoded by the coding sequence GTGCCAAAAAAAGTCTTGGTCGTCGATGATGAAAATACCGTTCGCAGCTTGTTGAAAATTTTTCTCGGCAAAGCGGGCTTTGAATTGGACTTTGCAGAAGATGGAATCCAGGCGATGGACAAAATCAAATCGTTTGATCCTGATGTAATTGTGCTCGATACCAACATGCCGGGTAAAAATGGCATCGAAGTGTGCTCTGAAACCAAAGCCATCAACCCCAATCGCCCCAGAATTATATTCCATACAGGCTCACTGGAAGAATATAAAGCTCAGGCGGAAGCAGCAGGCGCTGATGCTACATTTGCTAAAACAGGCATGGGCGGTCTTGGAAAACTAGTCGATCTGATTAATTCCCTCTCATGA
- the dprA gene encoding DNA-processing protein DprA: MTSDTLYHLLLLSSIPGIGHSKLRTLVQKFGTPEEVFAAKLHQLTATDGFDQKTAEKILNPALRDNKFVEEQLKLIEHYKVQVLSFWDNDYPVNLKNIHEPPAFLFTRGDLAEIDRYAIAIVGTRQPTSYGKIMTETLARELAVRGITIVSGLARGIDTIAHHSALQHGGRTIAVLGSGVDRIYPAENFKLAMDLMQHGALISDYPMKTAPDAVNFPGRNRIISGLSLGTLIIEAGEKSGALITTEYAMEQNREVFAVPGNITTLQARGPNQLIKQGAKLVETVDDILTELESKLVALKQPSQKLILNLSQTEETIIGHILNEPIHVDAIAKQSNISVAEALTHLLNLELMGVVRQTAGKHFIRMHS; this comes from the coding sequence ATGACATCGGATACGCTTTATCACCTCTTATTATTGTCGTCCATACCGGGAATTGGCCACAGCAAATTGCGCACATTGGTGCAGAAATTTGGCACTCCCGAAGAAGTTTTTGCAGCAAAGCTACATCAACTAACGGCCACGGACGGCTTTGACCAAAAAACAGCCGAAAAGATACTTAACCCGGCTTTACGGGATAACAAGTTTGTAGAAGAACAGCTTAAGTTGATCGAACACTATAAGGTTCAAGTATTATCGTTTTGGGACAATGACTATCCTGTTAATTTGAAAAATATCCACGAACCGCCCGCATTTCTTTTTACAAGAGGCGACCTCGCCGAAATCGACCGTTATGCTATTGCGATCGTCGGAACCCGTCAACCTACATCGTACGGAAAAATAATGACGGAAACGTTAGCGCGTGAACTGGCAGTACGCGGTATTACTATTGTCAGCGGATTGGCCCGCGGTATTGATACCATTGCTCACCACAGCGCGTTGCAACATGGCGGCCGGACCATAGCCGTCTTAGGTTCAGGCGTCGATCGGATTTACCCGGCAGAAAATTTTAAATTGGCTATGGATCTAATGCAACATGGTGCTTTAATATCCGATTATCCAATGAAAACGGCGCCCGATGCCGTTAACTTTCCCGGCCGCAATCGTATCATTAGCGGACTTTCATTAGGAACTCTTATCATTGAAGCCGGAGAAAAGAGCGGAGCATTAATTACGACCGAATATGCCATGGAACAAAATCGCGAAGTTTTTGCTGTCCCAGGTAACATTACAACGCTGCAAGCTCGCGGACCTAACCAGTTAATCAAACAAGGTGCAAAACTCGTTGAAACTGTCGACGATATTCTGACAGAATTAGAGAGCAAATTGGTTGCACTCAAACAACCTTCTCAGAAGCTGATTCTCAATCTTTCCCAAACCGAAGAAACTATCATTGGTCACATCTTAAATGAGCCGATCCACGTCGACGCCATTGCCAAACAGAGTAATATATCTGTTGCGGAAGCGCTGACTCATTTATTAAATTTAGAATTGATGGGCGTTGTCCGGCAAACGGCCGGGAAACATTTTATTCGAATGCACTCGTAA
- the rsfS gene encoding ribosome silencing factor, translating into MKATPKASKPRVEETPTLKLAKQISQFLFEKKAEDVVLANLDGLTSVTDYFVICTCTSDLHSRAVADHVVDELAKTGIYPHHKEGYNSMKWILIDFVDVIVHVFQKEAREYYDLERLWGDAKFMRMRDEALVKN; encoded by the coding sequence ATGAAAGCGACGCCGAAAGCTTCCAAGCCGAGAGTCGAAGAAACGCCGACATTGAAATTGGCGAAACAAATCAGTCAGTTTCTATTTGAGAAAAAAGCGGAGGACGTTGTTCTGGCCAATCTCGACGGTTTGACCAGTGTAACCGACTATTTTGTTATTTGTACGTGCACCTCAGATTTACATTCACGTGCTGTTGCCGATCATGTAGTGGATGAATTGGCAAAAACAGGCATCTATCCGCACCATAAAGAAGGTTACAACTCGATGAAATGGATTCTGATCGATTTCGTCGATGTCATTGTTCATGTTTTTCAAAAAGAAGCACGTGAATATTACGATTTGGAACGTTTGTGGGGCGATGCAAAATTTATGCGGATGCGCGACGAAGCGTTGGTGAAGAATTGA
- a CDS encoding PAS domain S-box protein, with protein MDRIITSWNPAAAAMFGYSSEEIIGQSGTILMSEGYDDFEFIIKQVKMNSSVQFETTRLTKDCRVINVALTVSPIRDGRNRMNGISIVAKNITEHRKAEAALRRSEERFRILMQTLPVGVVVTDASLIIQVCNKQASEIFGHSESQLRGKKIFDQEWNAQKDDDSKFPNNNLGFEEPLTDILISIDHHSDNNRIWLLVNTFPEMDDRGNILEIVFTFQDVSTFKKAQYEAERSVSLLQATFESTGDGIVVVDKDGKIIQFNKKFIELWRIPEGVLFAAEPEKARRFILDQLVDPEAFINKNRQYLFQIPESETVDTLVFRDGRVYERVSKPQVIGGEVVGRVLSFRDITGRKKAEIAIQTQTNRQHLLYEVVKAAHTSLSLEATSKTVAQHFLEHKRWKRVSVCIYEPEIQQWKLLAEVGPPIINPKPSYSINEGVIGRAIRTGTTQNIKDVSMDPDYFEGDPAVLSELAVPIGGTNPIGALNIDSECIADFDEADVTLAESIAESLVLAFSNAHHYEEAQIEIEERKRVEEALRQSMERFEMVARASNDALWDVDLVHNIRWWSQSFYDLVGKRPEEGPDDSDQWEQRIHPDDIERIRGNYQRAIDQGAHQLRHEYRILGRDNSYRFVLSRSYILRSSVGKPVRVVGSMVDLTERKNLEDQLIQSQKRESLGRVAAGIAHDMNNMLGVILPTAEMLRNQNLPEENRQEMIEMIVATSSKAGEIVKQLMQYARKSPVTVMALDFNSLILSTKKMLDRLLGIQMEIVTELQPSLPFLEGDATQLQQVLVNLCLNARDAMHDHGKIRIITQTVDVGDVLASANEVRSGVFIRLTIVDKGEGIPKEFFPTIFDAFFTTKETGRGTGLGLAIVRSIVQNHKGFIQVESEIGEGTSMHIYFPISKKQPPNELFASPKISRTSGHVLVVDDEYYMRKMAQMTLTHFGYQVSIVSNGAEAIKVYKQSKDIDCVLIDVHLPGMDGIETLQVIREVNPDVKFLFTSGHLLSRQVEALKSLGIEEILYKPYSAEQLFTSIKKKLDS; from the coding sequence ATGGACAGGATTATTACAAGTTGGAATCCGGCGGCTGCAGCAATGTTCGGATATTCCTCAGAAGAAATAATCGGGCAATCAGGCACTATACTTATGTCTGAAGGCTATGACGATTTTGAGTTCATTATCAAACAAGTGAAAATGAATTCAAGCGTTCAGTTCGAAACCACGAGGCTGACAAAAGATTGCCGGGTTATAAATGTTGCGTTGACCGTTTCTCCCATCCGGGATGGTCGCAACCGGATGAATGGGATTTCTATTGTAGCAAAAAATATTACGGAACATAGGAAAGCTGAAGCCGCTTTAAGACGTAGCGAAGAAAGATTCCGGATACTCATGCAGACGCTTCCAGTTGGTGTGGTTGTGACAGATGCTTCATTAATCATACAAGTGTGCAACAAGCAAGCATCCGAAATATTTGGTCATTCAGAAAGCCAACTCAGAGGTAAAAAAATATTTGACCAGGAATGGAATGCCCAAAAGGATGATGATTCTAAATTTCCGAACAACAATCTTGGTTTCGAAGAACCCTTAACTGATATTCTTATCAGTATTGACCATCATTCGGATAATAATCGTATCTGGCTTTTAGTGAATACCTTTCCCGAAATGGATGATCGAGGCAATATTCTAGAGATTGTTTTTACTTTCCAGGATGTCTCAACGTTTAAAAAGGCCCAATATGAAGCTGAGCGATCGGTTTCGCTTTTGCAGGCTACTTTCGAGTCGACGGGTGACGGCATTGTAGTTGTCGATAAGGATGGGAAAATAATACAATTTAATAAAAAGTTTATAGAATTGTGGCGAATCCCAGAAGGAGTATTATTCGCAGCTGAGCCCGAAAAAGCGCGCCGATTTATTCTCGACCAGCTTGTTGATCCGGAGGCGTTTATAAACAAAAATCGACAATACTTATTTCAAATACCTGAATCAGAAACCGTAGATACGTTAGTTTTTCGCGATGGACGTGTTTATGAGCGTGTATCCAAACCTCAAGTTATTGGGGGCGAAGTAGTAGGACGAGTATTGAGTTTTCGTGATATAACGGGTCGCAAAAAAGCAGAAATAGCTATTCAAACTCAAACTAACCGTCAGCATCTGCTCTATGAAGTTGTGAAAGCTGCGCATACGAGTCTTAGCCTTGAAGCAACTTCGAAAACTGTTGCGCAGCATTTTTTGGAGCACAAACGCTGGAAGCGGGTTTCAGTCTGTATCTACGAGCCGGAAATCCAACAATGGAAATTGCTCGCTGAAGTAGGTCCGCCGATCATAAATCCGAAGCCGTCTTATTCTATCAATGAAGGAGTCATCGGGCGGGCGATTCGAACCGGAACCACACAAAATATAAAAGACGTCAGTATGGATCCCGATTACTTTGAAGGCGATCCGGCCGTTTTAAGTGAATTGGCCGTTCCTATCGGTGGAACTAATCCAATAGGTGCGCTGAATATTGACAGCGAATGTATTGCTGATTTTGACGAAGCGGACGTAACGCTGGCCGAGTCTATCGCTGAATCTTTGGTTCTGGCTTTTTCCAATGCGCATCACTATGAAGAAGCTCAAATAGAAATCGAAGAGAGAAAACGAGTGGAGGAAGCGCTTCGGCAAAGTATGGAGCGATTTGAAATGGTTGCCCGAGCTTCTAATGATGCCCTCTGGGATGTTGACCTCGTTCATAACATACGATGGTGGAGCCAATCGTTTTATGATCTGGTTGGCAAAAGGCCGGAAGAAGGTCCGGATGACAGCGATCAATGGGAGCAACGGATTCATCCCGATGATATCGAACGGATACGCGGCAACTATCAACGAGCAATTGATCAAGGCGCTCATCAATTGCGGCACGAATATCGAATACTGGGAAGGGACAATAGTTATCGGTTTGTTCTGAGTCGATCCTATATATTACGCTCGTCCGTAGGGAAACCGGTGCGGGTCGTGGGCTCAATGGTTGATTTGACGGAGCGAAAAAACCTTGAAGATCAACTCATTCAATCTCAAAAAAGAGAAAGTCTCGGCCGGGTCGCTGCGGGTATTGCGCATGATATGAATAATATGCTCGGTGTCATATTGCCAACGGCTGAAATGTTGCGCAATCAAAATTTACCAGAAGAAAATCGTCAGGAAATGATAGAGATGATTGTTGCGACTTCCAGCAAGGCAGGAGAAATCGTTAAACAGCTCATGCAATATGCAAGGAAATCGCCGGTAACCGTCATGGCTCTGGATTTTAATTCGCTTATCCTCAGCACCAAAAAAATGTTAGACCGATTATTAGGTATACAGATGGAAATTGTGACAGAACTGCAACCCAGTCTGCCATTTTTGGAAGGCGATGCTACTCAACTTCAGCAAGTACTCGTCAACCTTTGTCTGAATGCGAGAGATGCCATGCATGATCATGGGAAAATCCGAATTATAACGCAAACCGTTGACGTGGGCGATGTGCTTGCTTCCGCTAATGAAGTTCGGAGCGGCGTATTCATAAGACTTACGATTGTCGATAAAGGAGAGGGAATTCCAAAAGAATTTTTTCCAACGATTTTTGATGCATTTTTTACGACTAAAGAAACGGGACGCGGGACGGGTTTAGGTCTGGCGATTGTTCGTTCGATTGTCCAAAACCACAAAGGCTTTATTCAAGTTGAATCTGAAATTGGTGAGGGAACGTCCATGCACATTTATTTTCCTATTTCCAAAAAACAACCTCCCAATGAGCTTTTTGCGTCTCCAAAAATTTCACGGACATCAGGACATGTTCTCGTTGTCGACGATGAATACTATATGAGAAAGATGGCGCAGATGACCTTGACTCATTTTGGATATCAAGTCTCAATAGTATCCAATGGCGCTGAGGCTATCAAAGTTTATAAACAATCTAAAGACATCGACTGTGTGTTGATTGATGTTCATTTGCCCGGTATGGACGGCATTGAGACTTTGCAGGTTATCCGAGAAGTTAATCCCGATGTAAAATTTCTTTTTACATCGGGTCATTTATTGTCCAGACAAGTTGAAGCATTAAAAAGTTTAGGCATCGAAGAAATTCTTTATAAACCATATTCGGCGGAACAATTATTTACTTCCATTAAAAAAAAGCTTGATTCATGA
- a CDS encoding sigma-54 dependent transcriptional regulator: MKTILIIDDDAPTRWVLRNILETEGYQVFEAANGDAGFQELLSRDFSLVILDLMMPEISGVQTLQKIREIDIHMPVIIVTGYAEVQSAIDTTRLGAYDYLVKPLEKDSILLSIQRALEKRQLMREVLHWRSAVRTEIAPILSPVSPAMKKVMSKVQAVANTDYTILITGETGTGKDIIANAIHSMSKRSDKIFLPVDCGAIPENLAESELFGHEKGAFTGADNRKEGLFELAHEGTLFLDELGNLPYQLQAKLLRVIETRKIFRIGAKQHKNVDVRLIVATNLDMQKAVENGQIRQDLYYRLNEFQIKLPPLRERREDIVPLVDYYLQMANRETGKTVSFSKEAIERVKSYYWPGNIRELKNVVRAAVLHSENDILPEHLVIDDDEKASCLDGIDPGILLNQILKHNGSLKMCMREIEKIIIAEAVKQVNGDNKAAAELLGIHYTNLINKI; encoded by the coding sequence ATGAAAACCATTTTGATTATTGATGATGATGCGCCGACGCGTTGGGTTTTGAGAAATATTCTTGAAACGGAGGGCTATCAAGTATTTGAGGCCGCCAATGGTGATGCAGGCTTTCAAGAATTACTGAGTCGTGATTTTAGTCTCGTCATACTTGACCTGATGATGCCGGAAATCAGCGGCGTTCAGACGTTGCAAAAAATTCGCGAGATTGATATTCATATGCCTGTTATTATTGTGACCGGATATGCAGAAGTCCAATCGGCTATTGATACAACCCGCTTGGGTGCTTATGACTACTTAGTAAAACCGCTTGAGAAGGATAGCATCCTTCTCAGTATACAACGCGCGCTTGAAAAACGCCAGTTGATGAGGGAAGTTTTGCATTGGAGGAGCGCAGTTCGAACTGAAATTGCGCCAATATTGTCTCCGGTCAGTCCGGCCATGAAAAAAGTAATGTCCAAAGTGCAAGCAGTTGCCAATACCGATTATACGATTTTAATAACAGGAGAAACCGGTACGGGTAAAGACATTATTGCCAACGCGATCCATTCTATGAGCAAACGATCGGATAAAATTTTCTTACCGGTTGATTGCGGAGCTATTCCGGAAAATCTTGCCGAGAGTGAACTTTTTGGTCACGAAAAAGGTGCTTTTACCGGAGCGGATAATCGCAAGGAAGGTCTTTTTGAATTAGCGCACGAGGGAACTCTTTTCTTGGACGAATTGGGAAATTTACCTTATCAGTTACAGGCAAAACTTCTTCGGGTTATTGAAACAAGAAAAATTTTTAGGATTGGCGCCAAACAACATAAAAATGTCGATGTACGACTGATTGTTGCAACCAATCTCGATATGCAAAAAGCTGTTGAAAACGGCCAAATTCGACAAGATTTATATTATAGACTCAATGAATTTCAGATTAAACTGCCACCCTTGAGAGAGAGGCGTGAAGATATTGTGCCGCTTGTCGACTATTATTTGCAAATGGCCAATCGCGAAACGGGCAAAACAGTAAGTTTTTCTAAAGAAGCTATTGAACGTGTAAAATCCTATTACTGGCCAGGCAATATTCGCGAGCTTAAAAACGTAGTACGGGCGGCTGTTTTACATTCAGAAAACGATATTCTTCCTGAGCATCTTGTCATTGATGACGATGAAAAGGCATCGTGCCTTGACGGCATTGACCCGGGAATACTTTTGAACCAGATTCTTAAGCATAACGGATCACTGAAAATGTGCATGCGCGAAATTGAAAAAATAATTATTGCCGAAGCTGTTAAGCAAGTTAATGGCGACAATAAAGCTGCTGCTGAACTTCTGGGTATCCATTATACTAATTTGATCAATAAGATATGA